One region of Mycobacterium riyadhense genomic DNA includes:
- a CDS encoding thiolase family protein has translation MTNDVAIVGVGLHPFGRFEKTAMQMGAEAIQSALTDANVQWKDIQFGFGGSYEVSNPDAVTRLVGLTGIPFTDVFNACATAASAIAQTADTIRLGKYDIGIAVGLDKHPRGAFTDDPAKLALPQWYAQNGQFVTTKFFGMKANKYIHDHNISQATLAKVAAKNYRNGALNPNAFRRKAIPEEEILNSMVLNYPLTQYMFCAPDEGAAAVVMCRASLAHRFTDKPVYVRACEIRTRRYGAYEVHATSAPLDEDSSPTVYAARAAYEAAGMGPEDIDLAQLQDTDAGAEVIHMAETGLCADGEQEKLVADGATEIGGELPINTDGGLIANGEPIGASGLRQVHELVRQLRGESGERQVPGNPRVGLAQVYGAPGTASATILSL, from the coding sequence CGTGGGCCTGCATCCGTTCGGCCGGTTCGAAAAGACCGCGATGCAGATGGGCGCCGAGGCCATTCAGTCCGCGCTGACGGACGCCAATGTTCAGTGGAAGGACATCCAGTTCGGCTTTGGCGGCAGCTACGAGGTGTCCAACCCGGACGCGGTAACCAGGCTGGTGGGTCTGACCGGTATTCCGTTCACCGACGTGTTCAACGCCTGCGCCACCGCGGCCAGCGCCATTGCGCAGACCGCCGACACCATCCGATTGGGCAAGTACGACATCGGCATCGCCGTAGGCCTGGACAAGCATCCGCGCGGCGCATTCACCGACGACCCCGCGAAATTGGCGCTGCCGCAGTGGTATGCCCAGAACGGGCAATTCGTCACCACCAAGTTCTTCGGCATGAAGGCCAACAAATACATCCACGACCACAACATCTCCCAGGCCACGCTGGCCAAGGTCGCCGCCAAGAACTACCGCAACGGTGCACTGAACCCGAACGCATTCCGTCGCAAAGCGATTCCCGAAGAAGAGATCCTGAACTCGATGGTGCTCAACTACCCACTGACGCAATACATGTTCTGCGCGCCCGACGAAGGTGCGGCCGCGGTTGTTATGTGCCGCGCCTCCTTGGCGCACCGGTTCACCGATAAGCCGGTGTACGTGCGAGCCTGCGAGATTCGCACCCGCCGCTATGGTGCCTACGAGGTGCACGCCACGTCGGCTCCCTTGGACGAGGACTCCTCGCCGACGGTCTACGCGGCCAGGGCGGCCTACGAGGCCGCCGGAATGGGACCCGAAGACATCGACCTGGCCCAGTTACAGGACACCGACGCCGGCGCCGAGGTCATCCACATGGCCGAGACTGGTTTATGCGCCGACGGCGAGCAAGAGAAGTTGGTGGCCGACGGCGCCACCGAGATTGGCGGTGAGCTGCCGATCAACACCGACGGCGGACTCATCGCCAATGGAGAGCCGATCGGCGCCTCAGGGCTGCGGCAGGTGCACGAGTTGGTGCGACAGCTGCGCGGCGAGTCGGGCGAGCGTCAGGTACCGGGCAACCCGCGCGTCGGCCTGGCCCAGGTGTACGGCGCGCCGGGCACCGCGTCGGCGACCATCCTGTCGCTCTAG